ATTGTTTAAAAGCTTAATGTATCAGTATCAGTATCTGTTGTTCAATGTCCTGGAAAACCCTTAGGGTTTTCAGCAATTGgatattaatattatcatcacAGTTATTTTTAATCCTGactctcaaaaaaaaattacgtacATAATATGTATTTAAGTACCTATGAAGAATAAGGCTACTGCAAAACTATATTAATTAATACTGCTCTCATCCTCAAGATAACCTTACCCTGCATTCTTCTTTTCATGTagatgatccttgcagttatgtgCTCCACTGTActaaagaaaaaatgctaaaaaaaatccAGGCCTGGACGGGATTCAAACCTCtgtgatgccagtgcagtgctatACCAGTTGAGCTGTCAGGGCAACCGGTAGCTGCTCATTTAGGATCATCTACATTCAAAGTTGCTTCagtagacctaatcggctaactcaatgttgtaccttATTCAAATCTTGACCTGATAttgctcaactggtagagcactgcaccagcaatGCAAAGGTCAGAGTTTGAGTCCTGTTtaggcctgaattttcaggcttttcttTTGCTACTGCGTAAGTTGCACTcttaactgcgaggatcatctACACTAACAAATTAATtatggcttcaattttgtgtaTAAATCATATTTTTACCCATTTTTGATAAGGAGGACAGGAGCCCTCTGAATTGCAACCTCTAGTGTCTGGCCTAGTGACATGATTTGTGATGACCCAGCAGTTCTCGTTGTTGTTGTGGATATGTGATCAGTTGTGAGCCACAAAACAATATCCCCTGCACATTCATAGCAAGCAATGATGTCATCATCACTGACAGATAACTCTCCCATTGACTGTAGTTGTTCCAAGGCCATGGCTGGTGGCAAAGGAAAATTCATGTTTCAATTTAGTTCAGTAACAATTTACAGTTAGCAAAGTTTACCCAgataataggccttttgcagctgagccatcacgtgacctacttttcataaaattatgggctatagcttaacaaatgccagaaatggaaaaagcatattgagaatatcaaaatggccaaatttgagggccccatcattaaaagatgagattttacgacagtctgaagttttaaaagaataaggaaatttgtatagaaaatgttgctggagagcacgACCTTGCTCTCGAGCAACATTTCCCAtacaaaacttctaaatttttcgaaaattcaAACCGTCGTATAAACTTACTTTTTCATTCCAGggggctcaaacttggccaGTTTGGTATTTTCAATGTgctctttccatttctggcattctttaagttatagcccataatataaaaattatccaggaaaaatttggtcatgtgaccccagctgcaaaaggcctattatgCCCAGGACTGCAAGTAATTGAATGAATGTAGATTTCAATAAGGATCACAGTGTATCTCCACACAATTTGATTCAACTTCAATATTGCTTGTCATGAGGAATACAGAAAAAAAGGCCTGCTCAGCTCTGACAAAGGGATGacagctttgttatctcttcatGCAAGAAATTGGACCcttttcaatttgtttgatcccaaattttagtgtttaacATAATCTACTTTGGTTTACAGAGCTTCTGATAATTTATTTGTGGGAAAAAAGTCAAAATATTGGGATTTGCAGAGAGAAACTCACTAAGAAAACGGCTGATTTCACCAGAATTTTAGGAGcaaatttcaccaaaaaaagcaaacaagaaagcAAAGGAGGGCATCTTTCGGCTTCACTGAATTtaattttcataataattatttgcaaagTTTGTGAGCTGCAACATGCAGCATGCAGCAAGCTATAGAAAAGCACCAAAAACTCAAATACAGAAGAGAAATTGATTAGTGTCCTAATCTAAAAAAATGATAACAGTTGTGCAACTCGTTGGGACCATTCTGCTTGCCAAGAAAGGAATACAACTCTTATGCCATTTGTCTGACCAAGAGGTTCTTTTCAACAGGGATCATCTGCATTTGCTATTTCAAAAACAATATCCTCAAGAATTGTGCCAATGTGAAAGATTTTTACATTGTCACCAGTGCCTACCGGTATATAGTTTTTCACAGCATTAATCTAAGAACACCTGATAGTTTTGGTACATCGCTAACTTGACTCGTGGCATACAGTGACGAAATTTCAAGATAAATGTGAGGGTTTACTTAACAGCCCCAATCACAAAGATAAGTTTCAAGTATGTCATACCGACATGTATTTGGTAGCATTTCTAGTGAATTTCAAAGGATTTTGATGATACACCTGAATTTCGCAGCTCTGCGACCATGCAAAATATCAGAACCCCTGGGTTTAAAATCAATGCAATTTAAGAAGTTAGGATTCAAGACCTCACTCATAGAAAAGTCAAACAAGTAATGAAAAGTGTTCATAATAAATGCAGAACATTACCCTTGTGTGCAAATCCATCAGCAACAAGTTTTGATTTTCGCTTTGACTGCGAGTCAATGAAGATATCATCAGCTCCGCCCTGATTACAGTACTTCACACAACTGTGAAAGTCTTCCATCACAAAATGCGCTTTACATAGAAGAAATAATGCCTCTTGAGTTTTATCTGACTGTTTAAATGGAAAATGGTATAGTTGCATTATTTTCTGACCTCCAATGGGTATCTATCACaaattataatttaatttaatttctatTTGCCATTACCATTGAGTCAAATAAATGGTTCTTTTAGATGTCATATTGAGAATAATATGCACTTTATGACTGCATGTAGTTTACTCTGCCTGTTATTACTTTTAAGCTAAATACCAATGAGAGACAAGCACGGTATTGGTGTTGATTTGACTAGCAAATCTGTGGTTTGTGCCACACCCTCTTGTTTTCAAAGTAACTGATAATAACATTATGTAAGTTATGAACCCAAGGAAATTGAGACAAAAAATAACAACTAGTTTAGAATTCATACGGTAAAATGTACCTTTTGTAGCTTATCTTGTGAAACAAGTTTTGTCAGATTGCTGACAACCTCCTTAAGCTGCACCTTAGCTTCGCCAGCACGAGTTGTTCCCAAGGGATTATTTCTAAGGTAGCTTTCCAATCGAGACTCATTCATTAGAAGATTTTTCAGAGCATCTGATGAGAAATATCAGAATAAAGAACATTACATTTACTGGTTCAGAAAAGACACGTATAGCTAACTAAGTATTAATTTTAAGGAAAATATGGGatcattcaattttttcttgCAACTCTCCCTCCCTGACATGCAATAGCTGAAATGTAACCTCCCTTGTTTTTGCACTGGGCCTCTGAAAAAAAGTGTCAAATATAATACATGGATAAAATTGTGTTGGTATTTTTCAGAAAGAAATTCAAAACCTCCTTTGTAAAATTTGCTCCCTTGAGGTTGGGGGGATGGGGTGAGTTTGTGAAATATTATAGCATTTCAATGACGTAGACTCATTCAAACTAACATGGTTAAGTTTATACTGTTACCAACAAAAACTCAGTCTCATTAATTGAAAATTACAATGTTATTTTGTACGACAAGCTTCGCGGTTTAATCATGCGCTACCTTAAAACAATGTCATTTTTCTCCTACAATTATAATGCATTTACCTATGCTAGATTCCGTCGTGGTACGGCTTGACAATTGCTCGACCAACTTTGGAATATTCTCCCATTTTTCTTCCCAACGAGAGCGCTCAATGTCATTTTCTAGGCTTGTTTTGGACCTCCGCGCCATTTCATCTCGATCTGTGCCCAAGGTGTCCAACTAATTGTTTTATAGCCGATGAATATTTAAACGTAAAATGAAAACTTATCTTCAGGCCGGGACACCTACTCAGATGAAAAGTCGTTCATATTGTTTGTTTGAATTAAACGGGCGAAGACTGAGTTCTAATAAGGTCGTAAACTACTCTATATAGCGTTACGCGAAAGGACTACAAAAAGTGTGAAGAGTAGGAAATACTCGCAAGGAATCAATTTGCCACCGGCGCAGGTAGAGGGCGAGTTTTTAAACATCTGTGTCGTTTTTTCTACATatcgtaggtgttcgcgaaaacggtccgccaatcttctccctgtatCGCCTATGAAGATCCTCGTACATAGCGTGTAGGtcatgcaatagatgacatttaccTACATACACGTAaagtggtcagtgactttagGGTATCggttgggtcctgagatcttaattGTGTTAGAAAtcaagggacaagttttgcatcgtgtgcatttacatttgaaggttcctggttggttgtctgACTTAAATGCGATCCTAACTAGAAAGTTACCTAAGTTTTTGCCGCGTTTGAATGAAAGGAGTGGTGTTACAGAAAATAtctgtttagtttcgggatcattgtgGAGTATtctgaagtttttgagaatgacattttctgattttttttccatgtttcaATATCCACACTTCAATTCATGCCATCCACGCGGCGTTAAATCATTCCATAATCGGTTCAGCAATGAGAATGTTTAGAACTAACTCTTccaaaacaacatttgaggagagccttgtgaaattcagaCAACGCCTGAGAACACGTGGTTATCCAAAAACAATCATAGAAAGTTCTCTTCAGGTGTTGAAACAAACTCTTCGTGTATTGCCTATGCACAGTCAGAACGAAGGTCATCTATTTTCATAGCTTAGACAAAGAAGGAGTGGGCTAAGAGAACAAGATCTGGAAATTTCTACTTCAATAAGATTCGGCATTTTAACAGTCCACAGAGGCAATGAACCCGGCGAAGCACTGCAGCAATTTGTCACCGTTTTTCTCTTTCGTTCTTTTATATCGTTTTTACAGGAGGATACAGCAAAAAGCGGCTTACATGACGTAAAGTACTCGTACTGTTATTACGTTATCAATTTACAGATCAATCTTTAGAGTGTTGTCAAGTAACATGCCTTTCCCTTTGATAGTTTGGGTCAACTTGATTCCTAACCATTCCTATCCCCGAAGGCAGAAATTATTCATTCgaggcttctgattggctagcaaaacTCCTGTAGAACTCTAACAATGAATTAGTCTTTGAAAATGTCACATTGAACGATGACATGTATACATCAGGAGTCGATGAGtagaagcatgcaactccactatatttccctcacggcgtttttatagtccgatttatttttagattaaatctactttgaatgagactcccgtgggagtgcgatgaccaatcacaagaaactaattgacgccactgcgtcactggagcggaactgcctttatttagaaaagaaaaggtatactgaAAATAGATGAGTCTGTAAAAGTGCCGTGACAAAGCCTTAGTATGGGAGctgcatgctccaactcatcGGCTCCTCTATACATTCATTGTCATAGTACATTAACGTTGCATTAATGCGAAAAATTTCCCTATTGTTGTCAGTTTTTGCGATTCCTTCTAGTGTTCAAAATGACAGAGAGAAGCGACAACCGAAAATGTGTGTATAACATAGGCTATCTGGGCAAAGAAAAGTAGACAACAAGAAATACTTAGTCGTTGAACTGAGGAAACTTTTCATAAGTGTACTATATACAAATTTGATGCTTTGAAGGCTGCTATAGTGCGAGATGCTTCTGAATGCACTGCCCAtatattcttcttgttttcgattTGGAAGCTAAAACATAACTTGGTGGGGGGTTATATAGGGAGAATGAGCGATGGGAAGTAACGAGCAATGAGCATTATGCGTTTGGGATAGAATAGGTGAGCGAGGGTAAAACGAGGCTGAAAATGGATGAACAACGGTGTTCAAAGGACGGAGGGAAATTAAAGAGCGGAACAAAtactggaaaaagaaaaaagaaccatGACACTAAGAATGAAAAAGCAAAGTGTAAGTAAAATTTCCGATCCTATAGTAGACCTTTTTAACTCTTTCATTTTGTTCTGCCCGTTCAGACCACGTTGTTTAGTAAGAACTGAAGCTTATGATGGAGGAAAATAATAGGATATAGAGGCTAAATGAAAAGGAAACATTAGCACGAAGTACTTGTTGAAGGAAAGAGAACACATGCAAACTCTTATCGATATCAACACACACGAGTAGCTCAACCAATGAAATGACCCCTGATACACGTGATACTACGACAAGAAACACGTGCATGTGTAGGTACAATTATGTTTTGTAGaaacaaatgaagaatttcCTCGAGAGTATCACGTGGTCTAAAACACGAGAACAAAACATGCAAATCCAAAAGGTCTATTTTACAGTCTCCTTCCCAACCATAGctgtatacaccttattccaaaatggcggccaataaattattcttttgtttccatgtatattagccctctttgcctcattttcacttcaaaattcttttgtgttttctacatgctgacgaggcatcaagggctaattaacatgcagacaaaagaataatttattggccgccattttggaataaggtgtataataTGGGCTGACATGGAGTTGTCCCAGCCCTCGACGATCATTTCTTCATTAGCCTGAGGAATTCTGtggaaaataaaagtaaaagtgGAAGGTGATCTAAATCTTCCTGCattcacttttattcaaatgATCAATGATGGGAAATCTGAGCGTTTCGTTGTCATAATTAATAGAAGGTAGTGTTCTGCCTTAAAAAGGCCtacgaaaaataaaaaaaaaaaagagaaaaaaaaaggatgaaaggtttaatttctaaaaaaaactgtggtgTTGAGTTTGTGGGGGAAAAGGCAGACGAAACTTTAATTGGTAAGGATCAAATTACCGCAACAAAACGATTGCAAAACTTCGTACTCTCTTTACGCTGgtttgattccaaattttcgtgtttcaaaagaacattttgttttggctTGTTGTAGCTCGCTTGGATGTAGAATAACACTGTAAGCTAAACACTCTCTTCATTAATTAGTTATAGGTATTGAATGGTATTTGAATGAGAATCAAGGCTGTGAATGTACTGGCTAACTGAACTTAATAAGTTGGTCTGAACAGGCAGGAACAGCGCCGTTCatgattaattattttaaacaatCACCTCTGAAGGCGTATGTGAAAGTAAATAGTTTCAAACAAAGCGCTCAGCTGCCATGTTGTGTGCTGTTTCTGATCAAACTATGATCGCTGTCAGTTTGAATTACCTTCGTAGTTGACTCTTCCATCTCCATCAAGATCCACCTCTTTAATCATCTTTTCAATTGCAGTGTCAGTAATATGCTCACCCAAGCTGGTCATTACAAATGTCAGCTCTCTTTTACTAATGTATCCATTGGAGTCGCGGTCAAATATGAGGAATGCATCCCTCAGATCATCTTCGAAGGAATTCTCGCCCATTTTGCTCGCCATAACGTCTAAGAACTCCATGAAGTCAATCGAACCATCCCCTTAATCAAATGATAAATTCTTATTTCAATTTGCGTTAAACAATTATCAATTATATGTCGCAATGTTATCACTAACAGCAGAAGATAAAAGGACAGCGGAAAAATAGGATCAGAATATTAAGCAAACTTAAGTTCTTTTTAGAAATGgagtgttcattttttttttaaccccttcactgccgaatgagcactcAGGACActaatagattttactctgtttaacgccagacgattttactcgtcaatggggaaccccttggcagtgaaagggttaagttaCATCAACCAAACGAAAGGCAGGGCACGCCTCTTTTAAATTCTTTTCATCTACTGCACCTTGTTTCTATCAGGACAATTCGGTAAATACACTCTTGCTTTCGTAACAACCCTTCTCTATAACccgtttttttgttgtttagtACTCTACTCTTTTTGTTAGGAGTAGTTATAATTACCATTGGTGGCATCGAAGATGCATGGTTCCTAATCTAGCTGATTAAAGCTTGCAGGGAGCAACGTTCTCCCATATCGATTTGTTACTTTCAGATTATTATACAAACCTAAGCATCATAATAGAAGCCATTTTTATACAAATTTCAAACTGGGGTTGATTGAATCTTCTCAAGTGTGTCTTGCTTTGTAAATAAATAActtaaaaataaagaataagGGAAACAAGACTAAAATTTTTTCAAGATGAATACTTGGATGAATACTCAGAGAACTAAGTTGAAaatatttggcaattttcaatCTCAAAATGAGTCAACGACCCAAAGGGCGAACCCAGATATCAGTCTAGTTCCCAGGGAAAAGCCCCATAACTCAATGACGTTTAAGAGACACAGGGTACCCAATGCACACGTTGTCTTACCGTCCTGGTCAGCCTTTCGAATCATTGCATCGACTTCATTCTCTGATGGTTTTTGACCCAACGATGTCATGACGTCAATAAGTTCATCCGCGGTTATTCTACCGTTTCCATCTTTATCGAAAAGCAGGAACGCTTTTTTAAAttctgtaaaacagaaaacaacaCGTTATTGGTTTGATGGATTGTATGCATTCTAAAGTTATGTTATATTAACTGCACAAAGTGTCCCCTTTCTTTAAAGATGTCTCTGAGCACAAAACCATAATGTAACTGCCAGTAATAAAAGTGTTCTGAGTTCGTGTGTCCTTCATTTTATTGGTCAGGTTAAAAATGTTTGTCGTAGCTTATAAACTTACCTTCTACCTGTTCCTCTGTTAGATGCGAATCCTGAAATAAAACGCAAAAACAGAAACAACATCAACGACAAGACGgacaggaaaaagaaaaaaaaaaagaagaaaatattcTAAGAACTGAAACTTGGGACCAAATGGTAATGCCTTCTTTCCCAGGAAAGCTTTCCTCTTACACAACTCGATGATGATTGTCAAAGTCGCTAACCATAGCAAAGCAAATGCATTAAGCCGAGCTCATAGCGTGGGAAAATGATTGCAGGCACAATAAAGTTTTGCCAGTCTCTGATTAGCGAAGAAtgtgtctcaatatttttttttagccaatcgCTAATATCTAGATAATTTTCGATTAGTCTCCAGTAAGAGATCTACCGAAATGcacgcgtcgcgcgagactcgTAAGACACGGACACGCGAGACTCGTAAGACACGCGACACGTAGAGAGCACcgaaaattcaacatttgcaataacaatagtttctttctctcattgtataagaaaattttagaaaaaaagttAGATACCATCTCCCTGCTTTTCATACAGAAATGTATATTTTAGCCTCCTCCCCTTGGCTATGAGTTTGGAGGGaggaggaacaggggagtaaatctccctgctccctactttctgagccaatttctccctcctccctaaacgtttacctcacattttctccctcctcccaacttttcttgggcca
This genomic window from Acropora muricata isolate sample 2 chromosome 2, ASM3666990v1, whole genome shotgun sequence contains:
- the LOC136908396 gene encoding calmodulin-like; this encodes MADMAESKDSHLTEEQVEEFKKAFLLFDKDGNGRITADELIDVMTSLGQKPSENEVDAMIRKADQDGDGSIDFMEFLDVMASKMGENSFEDDLRDAFLIFDRDSNGYISKRELTFVMTSLGEHITDTAIEKMIKEVDLDGDGRVNYEEFLRLMKK